One Diospyros lotus cultivar Yz01 chromosome 1, ASM1463336v1, whole genome shotgun sequence genomic window carries:
- the LOC127798765 gene encoding uncharacterized protein LOC127798765, producing MAAASHPPLPAYPSSSKHLDLDVTVVSAKHLKNVNWRHGDLKPYAIFWVDPERRVATKSDESGSTRPVWNEQFVVALSHGLQDSVLTLEIFHSKPSEAPRPLVGTVRVALKDLSDPEDSNLIRTFEVRRPSGRPQGKIRLKLSVKERSPPPLPDYPVTPPLSYHYNNDTAPHPRDYRGYFHSHSALTGSMPPPPAPAAFSPRPPPILPDPYPYVAITHPSVGYYPAYYAQLPQPPRPWSSSYGGPSAPVDYASYDQKQRTGTTAGYRSMGVGAVSGAFGGLSLDEGVKHEEEKYGDGGESDLASRDGYGDYRGAYGYN from the coding sequence ATGGCCGCAGCCTCCCATCCCCCGCTGCCGGCGTATCCTTCGTCATCGAAGCATCTCGATCTCGACGTGACGGTGGTCTCCGCAAAGCACCTGAAGAACGTGAACTGGCGCCATGGCGATCTCAAGCCCTACGCCATCTTCTGGGTCGACCCGGAGCGCCGAGTCGCCACCAAGTCGGACGAGTCCGGATCCACCCGACCGGTCTGGAACGAGCAGTTCGTCGTCGCCCTCAGCCACGGGCTTCAGGACTCCGTCCTCACTCTGGAAATCTTCCACTCCAAACCCTCTGAGGCTCCCCGGCCCTTAGTCGGTACCGTCCGGGTCGCCCTCAAGGACTTATCCGACCCGGAAGATTCCAACCTGATTCGGACCTTTGAGGTCCGTCGTCCTTCCGGTAGGCCGCAAGGTAAGATCCGGCTCAAGCTGTCTGTCAAAGAACGCTCTCCACCGCCTTTGCCAGATTACCCAGTTACCCCTCCACTGAGCTATCATTACAACAATGACACTGCCCCTCATCCTCGCGATTACAGAGGCTATTTTCACTCCCATTCGGCGCTCACCGGTTCTATGCCACCTCCGCCGGCCCCGGCGGCCTTTTCGCCCCGGCCACCGCCGATTCTGCCCGACCCTTATCCATACGTTGCGATCACTCATCCTTCAGTGGGGTACTACCCAGCATACTACGCGCAGCTCCCTCAGCCGCCTAGGCCATGGTCATCGAGCTACGGTGGGCCGAGCGCGCCGGTGGATTACGCGTCGTATGATCAGAAGCAGAGGACTGGAACTACAGCTGGGTATAGATCAATGGGCGTTGGCGCGGTTTCTGGGGCGTTCGGAGGATTAAGTTTGGATGAAGGCGTGAAGCACGAGGAAGAGAAGTATGGTGATGGGGGCGAGAGCGACCTGGCTTCGCGGGATGGTTACGGCGATTATCGCGGTGCTTATGGATATAATTGA